From a region of the Streptacidiphilus albus JL83 genome:
- a CDS encoding P-II family nitrogen regulator, with translation MKLITAVIKPFRLDSVKTALNEVGVRGLTVTEASGYGRQRGHTEVYRGAEYQVDLVAKVRIEVLVEDAEAEAVLEAIVAAARTGKVGDGKVWSVPVETVVRVRTGEQGPAAV, from the coding sequence ATGAAGCTGATCACCGCCGTCATCAAGCCGTTCCGTCTGGACTCGGTGAAGACCGCCCTGAACGAGGTCGGCGTGCGCGGGCTCACGGTGACCGAGGCCAGCGGCTACGGCCGCCAGCGCGGGCACACCGAGGTCTACCGGGGCGCCGAGTACCAGGTCGACCTGGTGGCCAAGGTCCGGATCGAGGTCCTGGTCGAGGACGCCGAGGCGGAGGCGGTGCTGGAGGCGATCGTGGCGGCGGCCCGCACCGGGAAGGTCGGCGACGGCAAGGTCTGGTCGGTGCCGGTCGAGACCGTGGTCCGGGTGCGCACCGGCGAGCAGGGCCCGGCCGCGGTCTGA
- a CDS encoding macro domain-containing protein, with protein MARIRVSVLGPVTLEVDDVPVRLTPLTTRLLVRLVAAEGEAVPVRQLRREVWGLVTELPHQAQRSRNEVQKRVLELRRALDPEQTGEGARMLRTEQLLTAGGPETAYRLLLRPGELDAAEFTELINSALYATPASAVRKLATALALVRGRPLLEVSGESYSVVLTRRLSQLQETARQELIHNQMKLGRHDLALPVAERMAEERPDDPAAADVLGALRARLRERHGDELLRHSVPGLHADVVVCRGDLFDQSDANLVVGFTDTFDTSTDQDYVISSESVQGQLVDRFFGGRPQLLDEKLRLGLKGFTPVGTERVQDKPRGRRTRYPIGTTVPLPIGGRRVFATAYSRLGNDLVARSGPADLRASLEELWRSVARHGLFKPVAIPLVGSGLARIVDLDRSQLMALIIETFARSCRSGPPVAPELRIVIRPAELAKTDLSAVERYLQLLDRGRSAVGGPQG; from the coding sequence ATGGCGCGCATACGGGTGAGCGTTCTGGGGCCGGTCACGCTGGAGGTCGACGACGTCCCGGTACGGCTCACCCCGCTGACCACCCGGCTGCTGGTGCGGTTGGTGGCGGCCGAGGGCGAGGCCGTGCCGGTTCGCCAACTCCGGCGGGAGGTCTGGGGGTTGGTCACCGAGCTGCCGCACCAGGCGCAGCGCAGCCGGAACGAGGTGCAGAAGCGGGTGCTGGAACTGCGCCGCGCGCTCGACCCCGAACAGACCGGCGAGGGCGCCCGGATGCTGCGCACCGAGCAACTGCTCACCGCCGGCGGCCCGGAGACCGCGTACCGACTGCTGTTAAGGCCGGGGGAGCTGGATGCGGCCGAATTCACCGAACTGATCAACTCCGCCCTCTACGCGACCCCGGCCTCGGCGGTGCGGAAGCTGGCGACGGCGCTCGCCCTGGTGCGCGGGCGGCCGCTGCTCGAAGTCAGCGGCGAGAGCTACTCCGTGGTGCTGACCCGGCGATTGAGCCAACTGCAGGAGACCGCCCGCCAGGAGCTGATCCACAATCAGATGAAGCTGGGGCGGCACGACCTGGCGCTGCCGGTGGCCGAACGGATGGCCGAGGAGCGGCCCGACGACCCGGCCGCCGCCGACGTCCTCGGCGCCCTGCGGGCCCGGCTCCGCGAGCGGCACGGCGACGAACTGCTCCGGCACTCGGTGCCCGGTCTCCACGCCGACGTGGTGGTGTGCCGGGGCGACCTCTTCGACCAGTCGGACGCCAACCTGGTGGTCGGCTTCACCGACACCTTCGACACCTCCACCGACCAGGACTACGTGATCAGCAGCGAGAGCGTCCAGGGCCAGCTGGTCGACCGGTTCTTCGGCGGGCGGCCACAACTGCTGGACGAGAAGCTGCGGCTGGGCCTCAAGGGGTTCACCCCGGTCGGCACCGAGCGGGTGCAGGACAAGCCGCGCGGCCGGCGCACCCGCTACCCGATCGGCACCACCGTCCCGCTCCCGATCGGCGGGCGCCGGGTCTTCGCGACCGCGTACTCGCGGCTGGGCAACGACCTGGTCGCCCGCTCGGGCCCGGCCGACCTGCGGGCGAGCCTGGAGGAGCTGTGGCGGTCGGTGGCCCGGCACGGGCTGTTCAAGCCGGTGGCGATCCCACTGGTCGGCTCCGGGCTGGCCCGGATCGTCGACCTGGACCGCTCGCAGCTGATGGCCCTGATCATCGAGACCTTCGCCCGCAGCTGCCGCAGCGGTCCGCCGGTGGCGCCGGAGCTGCGCATCGTCATCCGTCCGGCCGAGCTGGCGAAGACCGACCTGTCGGCGGTCGAGCGGTACCTCCAGCTGCTGGACCGGGGCCGGAGCGCGGTGGGCGGCCCCCAGGGCTGA
- a CDS encoding TIR domain-containing protein, which produces MTGPRFGDKSNFGTGNVSYDNQGQQTQGDRSPMTVGFPDRSRKSGAAAPESPADRSRNVFVVHGRDEQVRREVFELLRRLDLRPLEWEDLVGATGQASPFIGEVVARAPHFAQAALVLLTPDDEARLHPSLHREEEPVHETRATGQARPNVLIELGMVLMAYPERTLIVEFGTLRPASDIAGRNVIQFDGSETAIGKVVERLKRAGCQVNDTGSDWRQTWPFRHLAAYGRRPGRP; this is translated from the coding sequence ATGACCGGACCCCGCTTCGGTGACAAGAGCAACTTCGGTACCGGCAACGTCAGTTACGACAACCAGGGACAGCAGACCCAGGGCGACCGCTCGCCGATGACGGTGGGCTTCCCGGACCGCTCCAGGAAGTCGGGGGCCGCCGCCCCGGAGTCCCCGGCCGACCGCTCCCGGAACGTCTTCGTCGTCCACGGACGCGACGAGCAGGTGCGGCGGGAGGTGTTCGAGCTGCTGCGCCGGCTGGACCTGCGTCCGCTGGAGTGGGAGGACCTGGTCGGGGCGACCGGCCAGGCGTCGCCGTTCATCGGCGAGGTCGTCGCCCGGGCGCCGCACTTCGCGCAGGCCGCGCTGGTGCTGCTGACTCCGGACGACGAGGCCCGGCTGCACCCCTCGCTGCACCGCGAGGAGGAGCCCGTGCACGAGACCCGGGCGACCGGCCAGGCCCGGCCGAACGTGCTGATCGAGCTGGGCATGGTGCTGATGGCCTACCCGGAGCGCACCCTCATCGTCGAGTTCGGGACGCTGCGCCCGGCCAGCGACATCGCGGGCCGGAACGTGATCCAGTTCGACGGTTCGGAGACCGCCATCGGCAAGGTCGTGGAGCGGTTGAAGCGGGCCGGCTGCCAGGTCAACGACACCGGCTCGGACTGGCGGCAGACCTGGCCCTTCCGGCACCTCGCCGCCTACGGCCGCCGCCCCGGCCGGCCGTGA